The Desulfovibrio fairfieldensis sequence CGGCTCCATCGTGGCCATGGTCAAAGCCTTGGAGGGCCATATCGAAACCGCTCGCCGGGAATCGGAAAACGCCAGGGAGCAGTCCCGTAAAGCCGAGGAGGCCATGCGTCGCGCGGAGGCCGCCGGCGAGCAGGCCCAGGCCAAGACCGAGGCCATGCTGATTGCCGCCGACAGGCTGGAAGAAGTGGCCAACGTGGTTTCCTCGGCCTCCACCGAGCTTTCCGCCCAGATCGAGCAGTCCGACCGGGGCGCGGCGGAATCCGCCCAGCGCCTCTCAGAAGCGGCCACGGCCATGAACGAAATGAACGCCACCGTGCAGGAAGTCGCCAGAAACGCCGGCGCTGCTTCCGGCGCTTCCGCCAAAACCAAGGCCAAGGCCGAGGACGGCGCGCGCATTGTGAAAAAATCCCTTCAGAGCATCAACAAGGTGCACCAGGTTTCCGTGGAGCTCAAAGGAGACATGGTCCAGCTCAACGAACACGCCCAGGCCATCAGCCGGATCATGAATGTGATTTCCGACATTGCGGACCAGACGAACCTGCTGGCCCTGAATGCCGCTATTGAGGCGGCCCGCGCGGGCGAGGCCGGACGCGGCTTTGCCGTGGTGGCCGACGAAGTGCGCAAACTGGCCGAAAAGACCATGAGTTCCACCCAGGATGTGGGCAACGCCATCAGCGCCATTCAGGCAAGCACGGCCAAGAGCACGGCCTCGGTGGACGACGCCGTGGTCCGGATCGAAGAGGCCACGGAATACGCCAATGCCTCGGGCCAGGCCCTGGAAGCCATTGTCTCCACGGTGGAGGGCACGGCGGACCAGGTCAACGCCATTGCCACGGCCAGTGAAGAGCAGTCGGCGGCCAGCGAGGAAATCAACCATTCCATCGTCCAGGTCAACGACATGTCCCGGCAGACCGCCGATGCCATGGCCGAGGCGGCCAAGGCCGTTTCTGACCTGGCCGCCCAGGCGCAGGGCCTCACGCTTCTGATCCAGGAAATGAAGCAGAGCTGATGCCGCCCGGCGGGGGATCGGGCCGGAGCCCGATTTCCCGTCGTCCGGGACGCCGCCTTGACACGGCTCTGTTCCGGGTATAGGCCCTAAAAAGTCTGTATGTTCCGGCTTGGCGGCCGTGCTTTCCGTACTCTCATGTGGCGCCGACGGAGTCTTACGGGTATTCCCTCTTTACAGCATTTTACGTTTG is a genomic window containing:
- a CDS encoding HAMP domain-containing methyl-accepting chemotaxis protein, producing MKLSTKICLSMAVLTVLMTILAGFLLMELDKVNDFVTTLAHRNIPTISVAGQYNNDMSEHRIAEVRHVYATDPAIIARIDKEIIQWREKLSAYLNTLQGLIHTPEGREKLDNVKKESRDYFASSDKMLTMSREQKNEQAVNFLIRESHKEYLELCDTINALVTYATDNADMVNRQGDEVYAQARNIGIGLTIAAILAAIVLIVLIVRNVIRQLGKDPGALNSIAMRVEHGDYNIDDGSPKIGVYGSIVAMVKALEGHIETARRESENAREQSRKAEEAMRRAEAAGEQAQAKTEAMLIAADRLEEVANVVSSASTELSAQIEQSDRGAAESAQRLSEAATAMNEMNATVQEVARNAGAASGASAKTKAKAEDGARIVKKSLQSINKVHQVSVELKGDMVQLNEHAQAISRIMNVISDIADQTNLLALNAAIEAARAGEAGRGFAVVADEVRKLAEKTMSSTQDVGNAISAIQASTAKSTASVDDAVVRIEEATEYANASGQALEAIVSTVEGTADQVNAIATASEEQSAASEEINHSIVQVNDMSRQTADAMAEAAKAVSDLAAQAQGLTLLIQEMKQS